Proteins from a genomic interval of Alteromonas macleodii ATCC 27126:
- the nudF gene encoding ADP-ribose diphosphatase yields MSKEFLSFTSNDVEITDIKPVYRGFFTMNQYQFKHKCFNGEWSDTVTREIFERGHAVGVLPYDPELQEFVLIEQVRIGALATSSSPWLIEIIAGMIDKGETPESVCHRESMEEAGITLDKLTKALSYLSSPGGTTERLHIFIAKTDASQAQGIHGLESESEDIKVHRIKENTALEWLENGHIDNAAAVIALQWFFMHKTQLLEQWQTS; encoded by the coding sequence ATGAGCAAGGAATTCCTTTCATTTACCTCAAATGACGTCGAAATTACCGACATTAAGCCAGTGTATCGTGGTTTCTTTACCATGAATCAGTATCAATTTAAGCACAAGTGTTTTAATGGAGAATGGAGCGACACGGTCACGCGAGAAATATTTGAACGCGGTCATGCGGTGGGGGTCTTACCCTACGATCCTGAACTCCAAGAGTTTGTGCTCATTGAGCAAGTTAGAATTGGGGCATTAGCCACATCTTCAAGCCCTTGGTTAATAGAAATTATCGCGGGCATGATCGACAAAGGAGAAACACCGGAGTCTGTATGCCATAGAGAGTCGATGGAAGAGGCAGGTATTACCCTAGATAAATTAACCAAAGCGCTGAGTTATTTATCGAGCCCGGGCGGCACGACCGAAAGATTACACATTTTTATAGCAAAGACTGATGCTAGCCAAGCGCAAGGCATTCACGGCCTAGAAAGCGAGTCTGAAGACATTAAAGTACATCGAATAAAAGAAAATACCGCCCTTGAATGGTTGGAAAATGGCCATATTGACAACGCCGCAGCGGTAATTGCGCTACAATGGTTCTTTATGCACAAAACACAACTTCTGGAGCAGTGGCAGACATCGTGA
- a CDS encoding DUF1249 domain-containing protein — translation MQALCELNYSHVLRILPDCDTEDLSYEFSVGVGLSYEIRIVESARYTSTLSIKQTTKDMPSYLTPSMTVRLYHDARMAEVINSQNTGALEPSYEYPNLKMRQRNEKHMVNIFLAEWLNFCLQHSSNVTSEA, via the coding sequence ATGCAGGCCCTTTGCGAACTGAACTACTCCCATGTTCTGAGAATTTTGCCTGATTGCGATACGGAAGATTTGAGCTATGAATTTTCGGTTGGTGTCGGCCTGTCTTATGAAATACGTATTGTAGAGTCTGCTCGCTACACCAGTACGTTAAGCATTAAGCAAACCACTAAAGATATGCCCTCATATTTAACGCCCAGCATGACGGTACGCTTATATCACGATGCGCGTATGGCAGAGGTTATCAATAGCCAAAATACGGGAGCGCTTGAACCGTCGTACGAGTATCCGAATTTAAAAATGCGTCAGCGTAACGAAAAGCACATGGTGAATATCTTTTTAGCTGAATGGCTAAACTTCTGTTTGCAACACTCCTCAAACGTTACTTCTGAAGCGTGA
- a CDS encoding DEAD/DEAH box helicase: protein MTTTVDMTFKDLNLPEPILQALEKVGYEKPSPIQAESIPLLLEGHDLLGQAQTGTGKTAAFALPMLANIDPEERKPQLLVLAPTRELAIQVAEAFQVYASFSQKIKVLPVYGGQSYDNQIRQLKRGVQVVVGTPGRIIDHIKRKTLDLSELKFLVLDEADEMLRMGFIDDVELILSHAPEERQTALFSATMPGPIKKITQRYLKDPKHVKIASKVSTASTIRQRYCQIAPHHKLEALTRIMEVEVFDGMIIFVRTKTATVELADKLSARGYDVEPLNGDIPQAARERTVEKLKQGKIDILVATDVVARGLDVERVSHVINYDIPYDSESYVHRIGRTGRAGRQGDAILFISHREKRLLFSIEKTTKQPIEAMPIPSISEINETRLSRFKQSVAEATQDDSIESLMPIVEMIKEENEASPEVLMAALLKIAQGDEPLILKESDRPDINSKPQRDSRERNSRDRDGRERKPRVPRGNRKPEEGMQRFRIEVGHVHGAKPGNIVGAIANEANINSKHIGAIEIYDNFSTVDLPEGMPKETRDTLQGTRVAGQRLNIREWSDTPPAKGRGDRGNRGDRAPRGNREDRPNRGDRENRKRKN from the coding sequence ATGACCACAACTGTCGACATGACATTTAAAGACCTCAATTTACCAGAACCTATCTTACAAGCCCTTGAAAAAGTTGGCTACGAGAAACCGTCTCCTATTCAAGCTGAGAGTATTCCTCTTTTACTTGAAGGGCACGATTTACTCGGTCAGGCACAGACAGGGACAGGAAAAACCGCTGCGTTTGCCCTGCCCATGTTGGCAAATATCGATCCTGAAGAACGTAAGCCGCAATTACTGGTATTGGCCCCAACCCGTGAACTAGCTATTCAGGTTGCAGAGGCGTTTCAGGTTTATGCGAGCTTTAGTCAAAAAATTAAAGTACTTCCAGTATACGGCGGTCAGTCGTACGACAACCAAATTCGCCAGCTTAAGCGCGGCGTTCAGGTTGTTGTAGGTACACCAGGCCGTATCATCGACCACATTAAGCGCAAAACGCTAGACTTAAGCGAACTTAAGTTCTTAGTGCTAGACGAAGCTGACGAAATGCTTCGTATGGGCTTTATCGATGACGTTGAACTTATTCTTAGCCACGCACCAGAAGAGCGCCAAACCGCACTGTTCTCGGCAACTATGCCTGGCCCAATTAAGAAGATTACTCAGCGATACTTGAAAGACCCTAAGCACGTTAAAATTGCGTCTAAGGTAAGTACAGCTAGCACCATTCGCCAGCGTTATTGCCAAATTGCACCACACCACAAGCTTGAAGCGCTAACGCGTATCATGGAAGTGGAAGTGTTCGACGGTATGATCATATTCGTACGTACGAAAACCGCTACGGTTGAACTAGCAGATAAACTCTCTGCTCGTGGTTACGACGTAGAACCACTAAACGGTGATATTCCTCAGGCTGCTCGTGAGCGCACTGTTGAAAAACTTAAACAGGGTAAAATCGACATTCTTGTAGCTACTGACGTAGTAGCCCGTGGTCTTGACGTTGAGCGTGTAAGCCACGTTATCAACTACGATATCCCGTACGACAGTGAATCTTACGTACACCGTATCGGCCGCACTGGTCGTGCTGGTCGTCAAGGTGATGCGATCCTATTTATCTCTCATCGCGAAAAGCGCTTGTTATTCTCTATCGAGAAAACTACCAAGCAGCCAATTGAAGCAATGCCAATTCCTTCAATTAGCGAAATTAATGAAACACGTTTAAGCCGCTTCAAACAATCAGTTGCCGAAGCAACCCAAGACGATAGCATTGAATCACTAATGCCTATTGTTGAGATGATTAAAGAAGAAAACGAAGCGTCCCCTGAAGTATTGATGGCGGCACTGCTTAAAATTGCGCAAGGCGACGAACCGTTAATTCTTAAAGAATCAGATCGTCCAGATATTAACAGCAAGCCTCAGCGCGACAGCCGCGAGAGAAACTCTCGTGACCGTGATGGTCGTGAGAGAAAGCCAAGAGTACCTCGTGGAAACCGCAAGCCTGAAGAAGGCATGCAGCGCTTCCGCATTGAAGTAGGTCACGTACATGGTGCGAAGCCTGGAAATATCGTTGGCGCTATTGCTAATGAAGCAAACATAAATTCGAAGCACATTGGCGCTATCGAAATTTATGACAACTTCAGCACGGTAGACCTTCCTGAAGGCATGCCTAAGGAAACGCGCGATACGCTACAGGGCACCCGTGTTGCTGGTCAGCGTTTAAACATTCGCGAATGGTCAGATACACCGCCGGCTAAAGGTCGTGGCGATCGTGGTAACCGTGGTGACAGAGCGCCTCGCGGCAATCGTGAAGACCGCCCTAATCGCGGAGATCGCGAAAACCGTAAGCGTAAGAACTGA
- the tolC gene encoding outer membrane channel protein TolC, whose product MKRTLLSLVIGVSMTTGALADDLMQVYQQALANDPLVNQAKAQRDAAFEGISLSRASLLPQISGSVGYTHAESERFQQLGPDTSFTSDTTVDTTDYGISLTMSLYDHANWLNLNRAEKIAEQSDAQLAASMQDVIVRTVTAYFDVLRARDNVEFVGAEKRAIERQLEQTRQRFEVGLTAITDVHEAQANYDSTVAQEIQAKNQLEFALEALRVITGKYHDRLFGLNTENFSATMPVPETVDSWLETAQDQNLALLVDRLAMDVAKEDIAIARSGHLPTLALSGRYGRSKDDVEGEFITDDGQTAPVAYDTPYLDSKSIGVTLSVPIYQGGSVSAQTSQAKYNYVAASQAAEQTYRQTVQSVRSSFNNVKASISTIRALEQSVVSADSALKATEAGFDVGTRTIVDVLDSTRNLFDARRNLAGARYDFIQSVVTLKQAAGTLTGEDVAMINRGLKPAETKTNG is encoded by the coding sequence ATGAAACGAACACTTCTGTCGCTAGTTATCGGTGTTTCGATGACAACTGGTGCGCTAGCCGATGACCTAATGCAGGTATATCAACAAGCACTGGCGAACGATCCATTGGTAAACCAAGCGAAAGCGCAACGTGATGCTGCGTTCGAAGGAATCAGTCTTAGCCGCGCAAGCCTACTACCCCAAATCTCTGGCTCTGTGGGTTACACTCACGCCGAGTCTGAACGCTTTCAGCAGCTTGGTCCGGATACGTCCTTTACATCAGATACTACTGTCGACACCACGGATTATGGTATTTCCCTAACAATGTCGCTTTATGACCACGCAAACTGGCTTAACTTGAATCGCGCCGAAAAAATTGCAGAACAAAGCGATGCACAACTTGCCGCTAGCATGCAAGACGTTATCGTGCGTACGGTTACAGCTTACTTTGACGTATTGCGCGCTCGTGACAACGTAGAATTTGTAGGTGCTGAAAAACGCGCCATTGAGCGTCAGCTTGAGCAAACACGCCAGCGCTTCGAGGTTGGGCTAACAGCTATTACTGACGTACACGAAGCACAAGCGAACTACGACAGTACAGTAGCTCAAGAAATCCAAGCGAAAAACCAGCTTGAGTTTGCCCTTGAAGCACTTCGTGTTATTACCGGCAAGTACCACGACCGCCTTTTCGGTCTAAATACAGAGAATTTCTCTGCGACTATGCCAGTACCAGAAACGGTAGACAGCTGGCTAGAGACCGCGCAGGACCAAAACCTTGCTCTATTAGTTGACCGTTTGGCCATGGACGTGGCAAAAGAGGACATCGCCATTGCACGTTCAGGCCACTTACCAACCTTGGCATTGTCGGGTCGATATGGCCGCTCTAAAGACGATGTTGAAGGTGAGTTTATTACTGATGATGGTCAAACCGCACCCGTTGCTTACGACACGCCGTACCTTGATAGTAAGTCTATAGGTGTAACGCTCAGCGTTCCAATCTATCAAGGCGGTAGCGTAAGCGCGCAAACGTCGCAAGCGAAGTACAACTACGTAGCGGCCAGCCAAGCCGCAGAGCAGACGTATCGTCAAACGGTACAGTCAGTTCGTAGCTCGTTTAATAACGTAAAAGCGTCTATCTCTACTATTCGTGCTCTTGAGCAGTCAGTGGTGTCTGCAGATAGCGCACTTAAAGCCACAGAAGCGGGCTTTGATGTAGGTACACGTACTATTGTTGACGTATTGGACAGCACCCGTAACTTGTTTGACGCTCGTCGTAACCTTGCGGGCGCACGCTATGACTTTATTCAGTCAGTGGTTACGCTTAAGCAAGCGGCAGGTACATTGACAGGTGAAGATGTGGCTATGATCAACCGTGGTCTTAAGCCAGCAGAAACCAAAACCAATGGCTAA
- the prsT gene encoding XrtA/PEP-CTERM system TPR-repeat protein PrsT codes for MTKMKPNTLLKRTTLAVMLTSALLSGCSEKSVESHLADARNYASSQQIDAAIVEYKNAIQKAPDAAAPRFELGKLYLQQSNFSAAEKELNKAMELGHPVSQVIPLLSVAYQQSGAENALAEVDYRAEGMSAVESAEVGFYKLQALMQLGKNEEAQTLLADLSTLDTSSVYKGLIDSYAFVLDNDMDGALAATEKLREQAPTNKDVLQQLAKIYLQKGEPSKAAEVYGVYVSQYPDDVTSKFAYAALLIEIRELDKAEPIVDDLLTLNENHPLLNTFKGIIESANENYAKALEHLEIAVQNGRSDQVVRLVAGFSAYQIQDFEAAQRHLTMVASSLPDNHPGLRMLADSMLQLGENDEALEVLARVEGEQGIDAALFSKASYQLLKDGNVVGAQQMVAKSEAVSTTAEDLSRLGVLQLSLNDIDGLVNLEQAVEQSPESVTSQATLLRAYIATSQLEKAKSAAKEWHEQSPETAAPLIYLGNIATAEGAYQEAAQYLDKASELEGAKNEVFYSRAKLLVAEGKKDNAISFVRAFIDKNPADVQALALWFALATEKGNAQDVIKHTQTQFNTNKTNLNLRLLLARMYSLNSQLDKTVSLLSDVEGNEASPQAFWNLKGQALIATNNVEDATAFFDRWLSFYPQDKNAVLGKLLIVDSQKQFDQGLTLTNKVLAKRPDAQLTLLKAYFHSRLGQAKPAWEIINSTADDVKTLPFVRGVIARLHLIDKAPEQAVEHAKAAYDATPNSDNALLLIAALEMSGKKAQAFTFLEKHVQAHSNDIPSAMLLAERQIGNDRAAAIKTYEQVLTKTPDNFVVLNNLAYLAFEDKNLTRAEELAKKAVSLQRENADAVDTLAQIYVAKGDKAAALKLYEEVSARPIANDDVYLNHVSVLLELDKKALASRKLASREFKSEAAKQRAESLKQQYGL; via the coding sequence ATGACAAAAATGAAACCCAATACATTACTTAAACGCACAACGTTAGCGGTAATGCTGACCAGCGCGCTTTTATCTGGATGTAGTGAAAAATCAGTGGAAAGCCATTTGGCAGATGCAAGGAACTACGCCTCTTCTCAACAAATCGACGCCGCCATTGTTGAATATAAAAACGCCATTCAAAAAGCGCCCGATGCCGCAGCACCGCGCTTTGAACTTGGCAAGCTGTACTTGCAGCAAAGTAATTTTTCAGCTGCTGAAAAAGAACTCAACAAGGCAATGGAACTTGGGCATCCTGTTAGCCAAGTCATTCCTCTATTGTCGGTCGCTTACCAACAGTCAGGGGCAGAAAATGCGCTGGCCGAAGTAGATTATCGCGCAGAAGGGATGTCAGCAGTTGAATCAGCCGAGGTGGGTTTTTATAAGCTACAGGCTTTAATGCAGCTAGGTAAAAACGAAGAAGCTCAAACGCTACTGGCTGATTTATCAACCCTAGATACGAGCTCAGTCTATAAAGGCCTTATTGACAGTTATGCCTTTGTTTTAGACAACGACATGGATGGAGCGCTAGCCGCCACCGAGAAGCTGCGAGAACAAGCCCCCACCAATAAAGACGTGCTACAACAGCTAGCAAAAATTTATCTTCAAAAAGGTGAGCCGAGTAAAGCTGCCGAAGTCTACGGCGTGTATGTGAGTCAGTATCCTGACGACGTAACCAGCAAATTTGCCTATGCAGCGCTACTGATTGAAATAAGAGAGCTCGACAAAGCAGAACCTATTGTAGATGACTTGTTGACCTTAAATGAAAACCATCCGCTGCTTAATACCTTTAAAGGCATCATTGAGTCGGCCAACGAAAATTATGCTAAGGCCCTCGAACACTTGGAAATTGCCGTTCAAAATGGAAGAAGTGATCAGGTCGTGCGTTTGGTTGCGGGCTTCAGTGCATATCAAATTCAAGACTTTGAAGCGGCACAGCGTCACCTGACAATGGTGGCTTCTAGTCTTCCTGATAATCACCCTGGTCTTCGTATGCTGGCAGACAGCATGCTGCAGCTCGGTGAAAATGATGAAGCGCTTGAAGTATTAGCGAGGGTAGAAGGCGAGCAAGGTATTGATGCCGCACTATTCTCTAAGGCAAGTTATCAGCTTTTAAAAGACGGTAACGTAGTCGGTGCACAGCAAATGGTGGCAAAGTCTGAAGCGGTGAGTACCACGGCAGAAGACTTATCTCGCTTAGGTGTTTTGCAGTTATCACTAAATGATATTGATGGCTTAGTTAATCTTGAACAAGCCGTAGAGCAGTCGCCAGAGTCTGTAACGTCACAGGCTACATTACTTCGCGCCTATATTGCTACTAGTCAGCTTGAAAAAGCAAAAAGTGCGGCGAAAGAGTGGCATGAACAGTCACCTGAAACTGCAGCTCCGCTTATTTACCTAGGGAATATTGCGACGGCAGAGGGAGCCTACCAAGAGGCCGCCCAATATCTAGATAAAGCTAGCGAGCTAGAAGGTGCAAAGAATGAGGTGTTTTACTCTCGCGCTAAATTACTGGTAGCCGAAGGTAAAAAAGATAACGCGATTTCTTTTGTTCGCGCCTTTATTGATAAGAACCCCGCCGATGTACAGGCGCTAGCGCTTTGGTTTGCCCTTGCAACGGAAAAGGGGAACGCACAGGACGTTATCAAGCATACTCAAACACAGTTCAATACCAATAAAACAAATCTGAACTTAAGACTTCTTCTTGCAAGAATGTACTCGTTAAACAGTCAGCTTGATAAAACGGTTTCGCTTTTGTCAGATGTAGAAGGTAATGAAGCGTCGCCACAAGCGTTTTGGAACTTAAAGGGTCAAGCGCTTATCGCCACCAACAACGTAGAAGACGCGACAGCGTTTTTTGATCGTTGGCTATCGTTTTACCCGCAAGATAAAAATGCGGTATTGGGTAAGTTGTTGATTGTCGACTCTCAAAAGCAATTTGATCAGGGGCTGACGTTAACCAATAAGGTGTTGGCTAAACGTCCAGATGCACAGTTAACCTTATTGAAAGCTTATTTTCACAGCCGACTTGGGCAGGCAAAACCTGCATGGGAAATCATTAATAGCACGGCCGATGATGTTAAGACTCTGCCTTTCGTTAGAGGCGTAATAGCGCGCTTACATCTTATCGATAAAGCGCCTGAGCAAGCTGTAGAGCATGCCAAAGCCGCCTATGACGCTACGCCTAACTCAGATAACGCTTTGTTGTTGATAGCGGCGCTTGAGATGTCGGGTAAAAAAGCTCAGGCATTTACGTTTCTTGAAAAACACGTTCAGGCGCACAGTAACGACATTCCAAGTGCCATGTTGTTAGCAGAGCGTCAAATCGGCAATGACAGAGCTGCAGCCATTAAAACCTATGAGCAGGTGCTAACTAAAACACCGGATAACTTTGTTGTTTTAAACAACTTAGCGTATTTGGCGTTTGAAGATAAAAACCTTACTCGAGCCGAAGAACTTGCTAAAAAAGCTGTATCGCTGCAACGTGAGAACGCTGACGCAGTAGATACGCTAGCGCAAATTTATGTGGCTAAAGGTGATAAAGCCGCTGCCCTCAAACTGTACGAAGAAGTTTCTGCACGTCCTATTGCGAACGACGATGTGTATTTAAACCACGTGAGTGTGTTGCTTGAACTCGATAAAAAAGCGCTCGCCTCGCGCAAGCTAGCAAGTCGAGAGTTTAAGTCCGAAGCTGCAAAACAAAGGGCTGAGTCGCTTAAGCAGCAGTACGGGCTTTAG
- a CDS encoding ion transporter, giving the protein MQASELQNKFERIRANKWFEAFVISVIVISALLVGAKTYELPAGMSSVTLFLDWFISAFFLTEITIRFLAEKRKRYFFKSFWNWFDTLIVVISLIPADDTELALIARLVRVFRVLRMISIIPELRILLVSLVKALPQLAYVMLLMFIIFYIYAAIGSTLFETINPVLWGDITISMLTLFRIMTFEDWTDVMYETQEVYSLSWIFYLTFIFFTAFAFLNMVIGIVVNVMERENEKARAEKEAALLEEQIAQGNVEPTLQDVMKELRELKAQITANNEHSTVSKTS; this is encoded by the coding sequence ATGCAAGCCTCTGAACTTCAAAATAAATTTGAGCGCATTCGAGCCAATAAATGGTTCGAAGCCTTTGTAATTAGCGTTATCGTTATTTCAGCGCTTCTCGTAGGTGCCAAAACCTATGAATTGCCAGCAGGCATGTCATCCGTCACGTTATTCTTAGATTGGTTTATCAGTGCATTCTTCCTGACAGAGATCACCATACGATTTTTGGCTGAAAAACGTAAACGCTACTTTTTCAAGAGCTTTTGGAACTGGTTTGACACACTGATTGTGGTTATTAGTCTCATTCCGGCAGACGATACCGAACTGGCACTTATCGCCCGTTTGGTGCGTGTGTTCCGCGTATTGCGTATGATTTCGATCATTCCCGAGCTCAGGATCTTATTAGTTTCTTTGGTTAAAGCACTGCCCCAATTAGCATATGTCATGCTGTTGATGTTTATCATTTTCTACATTTACGCAGCTATAGGCAGTACTTTATTCGAAACCATCAATCCCGTGCTGTGGGGCGATATCACTATCTCGATGCTAACGCTCTTTAGAATTATGACATTCGAAGATTGGACCGATGTAATGTACGAGACTCAGGAGGTTTACTCGCTAAGCTGGATTTTCTACCTTACCTTTATTTTCTTTACTGCGTTCGCGTTCTTGAACATGGTGATTGGGATCGTGGTGAACGTGATGGAAAGAGAAAACGAAAAAGCACGAGCAGAAAAAGAAGCCGCTTTACTTGAAGAGCAAATTGCACAAGGAAACGTAGAGCCAACCCTTCAAGATGTCATGAAAGAACTACGAGAGTTAAAGGCGCAGATTACTGCTAATAACGAACATAGCACAGTAAGCAAAACCAGCTAG
- a CDS encoding metallophosphoesterase family protein, whose product MITLIQLSDCHLLKDKDKTGYAGIAPYDSLARVLSDIQNYIVQEVASEPEQRAKHQVVVLVTGDISGDNSPESYQHFIALMEQHIEPANIEWFVLAGNHDNNPYFEKYVGSRHLQNNDSLSLCNWQIHGMDTRATSNMHTAAGGVKESDIQALEQSLTTSPQTNHLVALHHHILPSNSWMDKHSLVDAQRLVSLTDEYPQIKAFLHGHVHSPLRQQIGKHNTPSYGSPSTCWQWEMRPEFGVSNEAPGYQVMSLMGDGTVNVTVVRV is encoded by the coding sequence GTGATAACACTCATTCAGCTAAGTGATTGCCACTTACTAAAAGACAAAGATAAGACGGGATATGCGGGCATCGCGCCCTATGATTCACTAGCACGCGTGCTTTCTGATATCCAAAATTACATTGTTCAAGAAGTTGCCAGTGAGCCAGAACAGAGAGCAAAGCACCAAGTAGTCGTGCTGGTTACTGGGGATATTAGCGGCGATAATTCCCCTGAGAGCTATCAGCATTTTATTGCATTGATGGAGCAACATATTGAGCCAGCAAATATAGAATGGTTTGTGCTGGCGGGAAACCATGACAATAATCCGTACTTCGAAAAGTACGTTGGCAGTCGGCACTTACAAAACAATGACTCGTTAAGCTTGTGCAATTGGCAAATACACGGCATGGATACCCGCGCTACAAGTAATATGCATACGGCAGCGGGGGGAGTAAAAGAAAGCGATATACAGGCGCTTGAGCAATCGTTAACTACGTCGCCGCAGACAAATCATCTTGTTGCGCTTCATCATCACATATTGCCTTCAAACAGTTGGATGGATAAGCACTCTTTGGTTGATGCTCAGCGGTTAGTATCGCTTACAGATGAATATCCGCAGATAAAAGCCTTCCTACACGGACACGTGCATTCGCCGTTGCGCCAGCAGATAGGAAAACACAATACGCCTTCTTACGGCAGCCCTTCTACATGTTGGCAGTGGGAAATGCGGCCCGAGTTTGGTGTTAGCAATGAAGCGCCGGGGTATCAGGTGATGAGTTTAATGGGTGATGGCACGGTAAACGTTACCGTTGTTAGGGTTTAG
- the cysG gene encoding siroheme synthase CysG, with protein MDYFPLFLDARKLNVLIVGAGEVAARKLELIMKTPATITVVAPWVCDTVKQLAQNEKVTLIEREFENSDLTHKDMVFIATDKGDVNQHIHDLARANKVLVNVVDNTPLCQFITPSIVDRSPIVIAMSSGGVAPVLLRYLRQKLETVLPANLSRLGAFSEKFREKVKQTLNGVTARRYFWEDVLDGDIAEMVEKGQDSKADDAFELALQAAAQDKKVEGQVYLVGAGPGDPDLLTFRALRLMQKADVVVYDRLVSPQILELVRRDAEKIYVGKAKSNHTLPQDDINQLMVDEAKKGNRVVRLKGGDPFIFGRGGEEIQTLIKHGIEFQVVPGITAASGASSYAGIPLTHRDHAQSVVFATGHLKNGTIDLNWPALAQKNQTAVFYMGLTGLPIICEKLIEHGLDANTPIALVQSATTEKQAVLTGTLSNIVAKQEEAQLQPPTLIIVGSVVSLRDELNWYQ; from the coding sequence ATGGATTACTTTCCGTTATTCCTAGACGCCAGAAAACTCAATGTTCTAATTGTTGGGGCTGGTGAAGTAGCTGCCCGTAAGCTAGAGCTTATTATGAAGACACCTGCGACCATCACCGTGGTGGCGCCTTGGGTTTGCGATACGGTGAAGCAATTGGCGCAAAATGAGAAAGTGACACTTATTGAACGCGAGTTTGAAAATAGTGATCTCACCCATAAAGATATGGTCTTCATTGCCACAGATAAAGGCGATGTTAATCAACATATTCACGACTTAGCACGCGCTAACAAAGTGTTGGTGAACGTGGTGGACAATACGCCGCTTTGCCAATTCATCACCCCCTCTATTGTTGACCGCTCTCCTATCGTTATTGCTATGAGTAGTGGTGGTGTAGCGCCTGTTTTGCTTCGTTATTTACGTCAAAAGTTAGAGACTGTACTGCCTGCTAACTTAAGTCGACTTGGCGCATTTTCTGAAAAATTCCGCGAAAAAGTAAAACAAACGCTTAATGGCGTTACCGCTCGCCGATACTTTTGGGAAGACGTGCTCGATGGTGACATTGCTGAAATGGTAGAAAAGGGCCAAGACAGCAAAGCCGATGATGCATTCGAATTAGCACTGCAAGCCGCGGCTCAGGACAAAAAAGTAGAAGGGCAAGTGTATTTGGTGGGAGCAGGTCCTGGCGACCCCGATCTTCTTACCTTTCGCGCCTTGCGCTTAATGCAAAAGGCCGACGTGGTAGTCTATGATCGCTTAGTATCGCCGCAAATTCTTGAGCTTGTACGCCGTGACGCTGAGAAAATCTACGTGGGTAAGGCCAAAAGCAATCACACGCTTCCTCAAGACGACATTAACCAGCTAATGGTTGATGAGGCCAAAAAAGGCAATCGCGTAGTGCGTCTAAAAGGCGGCGACCCATTCATATTTGGACGCGGTGGAGAAGAAATTCAAACCCTCATTAAGCACGGTATTGAGTTTCAGGTTGTGCCGGGCATTACCGCAGCAAGCGGGGCATCTAGCTATGCGGGTATTCCCCTAACTCACCGCGATCACGCACAATCCGTGGTATTTGCCACCGGTCACCTAAAAAATGGCACTATCGACCTCAACTGGCCAGCCCTTGCACAGAAGAATCAAACCGCTGTGTTTTATATGGGTTTGACAGGCTTGCCGATTATCTGCGAAAAGCTCATTGAACACGGTCTTGATGCCAATACGCCTATCGCTTTAGTTCAATCGGCGACTACCGAAAAGCAGGCGGTACTAACAGGCACGCTAAGCAATATTGTGGCTAAGCAAGAAGAGGCGCAATTACAGCCTCCTACACTTATTATCGTCGGTTCAGTTGTTAGTTTACGTGACGAGCTAAACTGGTACCAATAA
- a CDS encoding YqiA/YcfP family alpha/beta fold hydrolase, whose product MQHILYLHGFLSSPKSIKAQATKAYFEQHHSNVTLHIPELSNFPSKVEDQLISLIENTPALLENGLKLIGSSMGGYLSTFLLEKFGGKAVLINPAVRPYELLQGFIGAHENPYSKEKFEIVESDMGVIQALEAASIKTPGNYKVLLQTEDETLDYRLAAEKYAQSHLVIEEGGDHSFVGYENHLPAIAEFLLK is encoded by the coding sequence ATGCAGCACATTTTATATCTCCACGGCTTTTTAAGTTCGCCGAAATCCATTAAGGCGCAAGCCACCAAAGCGTATTTTGAGCAGCATCACTCGAACGTTACCTTGCACATTCCTGAGCTATCTAATTTTCCTAGCAAAGTGGAAGACCAGCTAATTTCACTTATTGAGAACACACCGGCACTGCTTGAAAACGGGCTGAAACTTATTGGTAGTTCAATGGGGGGGTATCTCTCTACGTTTTTGCTTGAAAAGTTTGGTGGCAAAGCCGTGTTAATCAATCCCGCTGTTCGCCCTTACGAGCTATTGCAAGGGTTTATCGGTGCCCACGAAAACCCTTACAGCAAAGAAAAGTTTGAAATAGTAGAAAGCGATATGGGGGTAATCCAAGCATTAGAAGCTGCCTCAATTAAAACGCCAGGTAATTACAAAGTGCTACTTCAGACCGAGGATGAAACACTGGATTACCGCTTAGCGGCTGAAAAGTACGCACAAAGTCATCTGGTTATTGAAGAAGGCGGCGATCACAGCTTTGTAGGTTACGAAAATCACTTGCCTGCTATTGCCGAGTTTTTGCTGAAATAA